The following are encoded together in the Bacteroidales bacterium genome:
- a CDS encoding TonB-dependent receptor — translation MEQFLPGIGLHVRLANGNPDRFTHLSAEPRLSFKWQINTRHSISLGTGIYSQLPEEMFYFIETDLPDGTTQLTNKNLGYMKSFHLVAGYDFLIFSNLRLKAEAYYQHLFNIPVKENLPAYSMLNFGEDSFSSLPIIDSLISGGTGNNLGIELTLERFLNRGYYFLFTSSIFKSTYKGFDEITRNTAFSNNFVLNLLAGKEFRIKDKNFLNIDLKATWAGGMRYVPFHTVEVDEHYYMRVDEWDKAYQERRPDYFRLNLRIGYKVNFRKATFEIAVDMLNLTNRKNIYFEFYDPSTGEIKTVYQLPFIPVPLIRVQF, via the coding sequence GTGGAGCAGTTCTTACCAGGGATCGGATTACATGTTCGGCTCGCGAATGGGAACCCTGATCGCTTCACACACCTTTCTGCTGAGCCCCGCCTGTCTTTCAAATGGCAGATAAATACGAGGCATTCCATAAGCCTGGGAACCGGGATATACAGCCAGCTTCCCGAGGAAATGTTTTATTTTATTGAAACAGATCTGCCGGATGGGACTACCCAACTGACTAATAAAAACCTTGGGTACATGAAGAGCTTTCATCTTGTCGCGGGCTATGATTTTCTGATTTTTAGTAACCTCCGTTTAAAAGCGGAGGCATATTATCAGCACCTGTTTAATATCCCTGTGAAAGAAAACCTGCCGGCCTATTCCATGCTGAATTTCGGTGAGGATTCTTTTTCCTCCCTGCCCATAATTGACAGTCTCATCAGTGGCGGAACAGGCAATAACCTGGGAATCGAACTCACCCTGGAGCGCTTCCTGAACAGAGGTTATTATTTTCTCTTCACTTCGTCAATTTTTAAATCCACTTACAAAGGATTTGATGAGATAACAAGGAATACGGCATTCAGCAATAATTTCGTGCTTAACCTGCTGGCCGGGAAGGAATTCAGGATAAAGGACAAAAACTTCCTGAACATAGATCTGAAGGCCACCTGGGCTGGTGGTATGCGTTATGTACCTTTTCATACGGTCGAAGTGGATGAGCACTATTATATGAGGGTCGATGAATGGGATAAAGCTTACCAGGAGCGGCGCCCGGATTATTTCCGCCTGAACCTCCGGATCGGTTATAAGGTGAATTTCCGCAAAGCGACCTTTGAAATTGCCGTCGATATGCTCAACCTTACAAACCGCAAGAATATCTATTTTGAATTCTATGATCCTTCCACCGGTGAAATTAAAACAGTATACCAGTTACCTTTCATTCCCGTTCCGCTGATCAGGGTGCAGTTTTGA
- a CDS encoding T9SS type A sorting domain-containing protein, with translation MKKILFTTTVIFLFLVSGTKGQSTAMDFTQADCDGADHHLFSELDAGNVIILEYVMLNCAPCVTATKALETLTGPYELTHPGRVHIYSVAFLNSYTCEQIIQWKRDFNFNHPALSEGEEQVSYYGGMGMPTIVVVGTNEHNVFYKSIGYTPAIDDLIREAIDSGLLYNPTGVDEKILSSKFRVYPTLFSDQLYIETAKEYTGAEIIIYDAFGRQVLISHVPESGRASIPATGLSKGLYIARLKSSTGISGGIRLVRQ, from the coding sequence ATGAAAAAGATACTATTTACTACTACTGTCATTTTCTTATTTCTGGTTTCAGGAACTAAAGGCCAGAGTACCGCTATGGACTTCACCCAGGCCGATTGCGACGGAGCTGATCATCACCTTTTTTCGGAACTTGATGCGGGTAATGTGATCATCCTTGAATATGTGATGTTAAACTGTGCCCCATGTGTCACGGCGACCAAAGCCCTGGAAACCCTCACAGGCCCCTACGAACTCACTCACCCTGGAAGGGTTCATATTTATTCCGTCGCATTCCTGAATTCCTATACCTGTGAACAGATCATTCAGTGGAAAAGAGATTTTAATTTCAACCACCCGGCATTAAGCGAAGGGGAAGAGCAGGTGAGCTATTACGGCGGCATGGGGATGCCTACCATCGTGGTTGTGGGGACCAATGAACATAATGTTTTTTATAAAAGCATCGGTTATACTCCTGCCATTGATGATCTTATCCGGGAAGCAATCGACAGCGGCTTATTATATAATCCAACAGGGGTAGATGAAAAGATACTTTCCAGTAAATTCAGGGTTTATCCAACCTTATTTTCTGACCAGCTTTATATCGAAACTGCTAAAGAATATACCGGCGCTGAAATCATCATTTACGATGCCTTTGGCAGACAGGTTTTGATTTCCCATGTCCCTGAAAGCGGAAGGGCAAGCATCCCGGCGACCGGGCTTTCCAAAGGCCTTTATATCGCCCGCCTGAAAAGCAGCACAGGAATCTCTGGTGGTATCAGGCTGGTCCGGCAGTAA
- a CDS encoding TonB-dependent receptor yields the protein MQTKIGFQILVILSFISMMTFGQDKYTQIIRGVVLDKSTSLPLPGANIVLLSSEPLRGTTTDEKGAFRLEKVPVGRQNIRVSFMGYKEQVLSNLIVTTGKEPLLTIEMEEIVMQVGEVEIRSDSRKDLPVNEMAVISARSFTIEETERYAGSVGDPSRMASSFAGVSTLSDQQNEIVIRGNSPMGLLWRMDGIDIPNPNHFASIGTTGGGISMINNNTLSNSDFFTGAFPAEYGDALSGVFDLKMRSGNNQNYEYTAQVGFNGLEAGAEGPISRKKGSSFLLNYRYSMLVLVDQIIGTEALSVSAVPYYHDLSFKLNFPDKKYGKFSITGIGGISGINENESGKDTSEWSSSYQGSDYMFGSRMGTLIASHTFLLSPACLSNGR from the coding sequence TTGCAAACCAAAATAGGCTTCCAAATTCTTGTTATCCTGTCCTTTATCAGCATGATGACTTTTGGCCAGGATAAATATACCCAGATCATCCGCGGCGTTGTGCTGGATAAAAGCACCTCGCTGCCTTTGCCGGGCGCAAATATTGTCTTACTCAGTTCCGAGCCGCTCCGTGGGACTACAACGGATGAAAAAGGGGCATTCCGGCTGGAAAAGGTTCCGGTCGGACGGCAAAACATCCGCGTCAGCTTCATGGGTTACAAGGAGCAGGTCCTGAGCAACCTGATTGTCACTACCGGTAAAGAGCCCCTGCTTACAATAGAGATGGAGGAAATCGTAATGCAGGTAGGGGAGGTGGAAATCCGTTCGGATAGCCGGAAAGACCTTCCGGTCAATGAGATGGCTGTTATCAGTGCCAGGTCCTTCACAATCGAGGAGACCGAACGCTATGCCGGCAGCGTGGGCGATCCTTCCCGCATGGCTTCCAGTTTCGCGGGAGTCTCAACCCTCAGTGACCAGCAGAACGAGATCGTCATACGCGGCAACTCGCCGATGGGATTGCTATGGCGGATGGATGGCATAGATATCCCCAACCCTAATCACTTCGCATCCATCGGAACTACCGGCGGCGGCATCAGCATGATCAACAACAATACCCTGTCCAATTCCGACTTCTTCACCGGCGCTTTTCCTGCTGAATACGGTGATGCGCTGAGCGGAGTCTTCGACCTGAAGATGCGCAGCGGCAATAACCAGAATTATGAATATACGGCGCAGGTTGGATTCAACGGACTGGAAGCCGGCGCTGAAGGACCTATCTCCAGGAAAAAGGGCTCTTCTTTCCTGCTCAATTACCGCTACTCCATGCTGGTTCTGGTTGACCAGATCATTGGCACGGAAGCGTTATCGGTCTCGGCAGTTCCATATTACCATGATCTTTCCTTTAAGTTAAATTTTCCCGATAAAAAGTACGGTAAATTCTCCATCACCGGCATCGGCGGAATAAGCGGCATAAACGAAAATGAGTCCGGCAAAGACACTTCGGAGTGGAGCAGTTCTTACCAGGGATCGGATTACATGTTCGGCTCGCGAATGGGAACCCTGATCGCTTCACACACCTTTCTGCTGAGCCCCGCCTGTCTTTCAAATGGCAGATAA
- a CDS encoding ATP-binding protein: MITKETVRAVIKENSQSAAKNLTVKREKEIPLKSNSIIVITGVRRCGKSTLLQQSLKTVRNKVFLNFEDTRLEGFDLSDFQKLEQIAVSEKATCYIFDEIQNIQGWEKYVRSAHDKGFQIFITGSNASMLSRELGTRLTGRHIQTELFPFNYLEYLRFTKEKAGKESLINYLARGGFPEFLVSTNPEYLRSLLRDIVIRDIAVRRNIKNDHIILRLALHLMSNLGKEVSYNNMSKVIGIKSVRTTIDYCDYLKESYLLDFVPRFSFSIKQQLINPKKVYAVDTGMARANSLSFSEDYGRMLENAVFLRLRQATPDVLYYKDEHSECDFLVRKNEKIVYAAQVCWHLTEDNLEREITGLKSAMTTTGVKTGIIITSDQEDAFGEIKAIPAWKWMRQDLT, from the coding sequence ATGATAACAAAGGAAACAGTCAGGGCAGTTATTAAGGAAAATAGCCAATCAGCAGCAAAAAATCTGACTGTGAAAAGGGAAAAAGAAATCCCATTAAAAAGCAATAGTATAATTGTAATCACAGGAGTGCGGCGTTGCGGAAAAAGTACACTGTTGCAACAATCACTTAAAACTGTCAGGAATAAAGTGTTTTTGAATTTTGAGGACACCCGGCTCGAAGGTTTTGATTTAAGCGATTTCCAAAAGCTGGAACAAATAGCTGTTTCGGAAAAGGCGACTTGCTATATTTTTGATGAAATACAGAATATTCAGGGTTGGGAAAAGTATGTACGTTCGGCCCATGATAAGGGATTTCAAATATTTATCACGGGATCCAATGCATCTATGCTCAGCCGGGAGCTTGGCACCAGACTGACCGGAAGGCATATCCAAACTGAACTCTTTCCGTTCAATTACCTGGAATATTTACGCTTCACGAAAGAAAAAGCAGGAAAGGAAAGTTTGATAAACTACCTGGCCCGTGGTGGATTTCCCGAGTTTCTGGTCTCAACAAATCCTGAATACCTCAGGTCATTATTACGTGACATCGTTATCAGGGATATTGCTGTTCGGAGAAATATAAAAAATGACCATATTATTTTAAGACTTGCTTTGCATCTGATGAGTAATTTAGGTAAAGAGGTGAGTTATAATAATATGTCGAAAGTAATAGGAATTAAATCCGTGCGTACTACCATTGATTATTGCGATTATCTAAAGGAAAGTTACCTGCTGGATTTTGTTCCCCGTTTTTCATTTTCGATAAAGCAACAACTCATTAATCCCAAAAAGGTCTATGCTGTTGATACGGGCATGGCAAGGGCAAACAGTCTGTCATTCAGTGAAGATTATGGCAGAATGCTGGAAAATGCGGTTTTCCTTCGCTTAAGGCAGGCTACACCTGATGTTTTATATTATAAGGATGAACATTCAGAATGTGATTTTTTAGTACGGAAGAATGAAAAGATTGTTTATGCTGCTCAAGTCTGCTGGCATTTAACAGAGGATAACCTGGAGAGGGAAATAACGGGATTGAAAAGCGCAATGACAACCACAGGGGTTAAAACAGGAATTATAATAACCTCTGATCAGGAAGATGCATTTGGAGAAATAAAAGCGATCCCGGCATGGAAGTGGATGCGACAGGATTTAACCTGA
- a CDS encoding NAD(P)/FAD-dependent oxidoreductase: protein MATKVNIIGGGIAGLTTGCHLQMNGFDSEIFESHSQPGGLCTSWKIGDYTVDGCLHWLVGSNPDDPIYDLWNELIDMKSIRFHDYGEFFRVRDKQGKEIIGYTDLERLHRELLSKAPEDKILIDEFASAVREMSRMKMRMDKDPELYTLFEKINENLHYLPYLKTLMRYSRMTINDFAGLCKNPLLARFFEYSFTSEMPMLFIMITFSWLNRKTAGYPVGGSLQFSRLFEKKYLELGGKIHYNSKVKRILTEASGKQQRASGIELDNRQQFSSGITISAADGYSTIFEMLQGRFADKRINHYYSDFSVFPSFLQISLGVAKSFKDIPSTVVTPLEQPFVIDPEKTIENLYYRVVNYDPTLAPEGKTLIMCMVKTYNYKYWLDLRTNDREKYKAEKKRISDFYIDELDKELGGIRENLEMVDVSTPATLIRYTHNWKGSVEGWMVTKETGFNSLPKVLPGLKDFYMAGQWVEPGGGVPAAFFSGRNLVQVISRKYRSA from the coding sequence ATGGCAACAAAGGTTAATATCATCGGAGGAGGTATAGCCGGTCTTACCACCGGGTGCCATCTGCAAATGAACGGATTTGATTCTGAAATATTTGAGTCCCATTCCCAGCCCGGAGGTTTGTGTACATCTTGGAAAATAGGCGATTATACTGTTGATGGATGCTTGCATTGGCTGGTCGGATCCAATCCTGATGACCCGATCTATGATCTGTGGAATGAGCTGATTGATATGAAATCCATCAGGTTTCATGACTACGGGGAATTCTTCCGGGTTCGTGACAAGCAGGGAAAAGAAATTATCGGCTATACCGATTTGGAACGGCTGCACCGGGAATTATTGTCTAAAGCACCTGAGGATAAGATCCTTATTGATGAATTTGCCAGTGCTGTGAGGGAAATGTCCAGGATGAAGATGCGTATGGATAAAGATCCTGAATTATATACGCTTTTCGAAAAGATAAATGAAAATCTACATTATTTACCCTACCTGAAAACCCTGATGCGTTACAGCCGGATGACTATCAATGATTTTGCAGGGCTCTGCAAAAATCCCTTGTTGGCCAGGTTTTTTGAGTACTCTTTTACATCTGAAATGCCGATGCTGTTTATCATGATTACATTTTCATGGCTGAACCGGAAAACGGCCGGATATCCGGTTGGAGGATCCCTGCAGTTTTCCAGGCTGTTTGAAAAGAAATACCTTGAGCTGGGCGGTAAGATCCATTACAACAGCAAAGTGAAAAGAATCCTTACAGAAGCCTCCGGTAAGCAACAACGTGCTTCAGGAATCGAATTGGATAACAGGCAACAATTTTCTTCCGGTATCACCATCTCTGCTGCTGATGGCTATTCCACGATCTTTGAAATGTTGCAGGGCAGGTTTGCCGACAAACGCATTAACCATTATTATTCAGACTTTTCCGTCTTTCCGTCCTTTCTCCAGATTTCACTCGGGGTAGCAAAAAGCTTTAAGGATATACCTTCAACGGTGGTTACTCCTTTGGAACAACCATTTGTAATTGATCCTGAAAAAACCATCGAAAACCTTTATTACCGGGTAGTAAATTATGATCCGACCTTAGCACCTGAAGGTAAAACATTGATCATGTGCATGGTTAAAACGTATAATTATAAATATTGGCTGGATCTGCGCACTAATGACCGGGAAAAGTATAAAGCGGAGAAAAAAAGGATCTCAGACTTTTACATTGACGAGCTTGATAAAGAACTTGGAGGTATCAGAGAAAACCTGGAAATGGTGGATGTTTCGACCCCGGCTACCCTGATCAGATATACGCACAACTGGAAAGGCAGCGTAGAAGGATGGATGGTTACGAAAGAGACAGGATTCAACAGCCTGCCAAAGGTTCTGCCGGGCCTGAAAGATTTTTATATGGCCGGACAATGGGTGGAACCGGGAGGCGGAGTCCCTGCCGCGTTCTTTTCCGGACGAAACCTCGTACAGGTGATAAGCAGGAAATATAGAAGCGCATAG